The stretch of DNA TCATTTCCCGCGTCCAGGCGGCCATCGACGAGCTCGGCTTTGTCCGCAACGATGCCGCCCGTCAGCTCCGGGCCGGCAGAAGCCGCAGCATCGGCCTGGTGGTCCTGGACGCCGCCAACCCTTTCTTCACGGAACTGGCCCGGGGTGCGGAAGACAGGGCGGCTGCCGAGCACTTCACCGTCCTGGTCGGCAACAGCAACGAGGATGCGGGCCGGGAAGCGGCCTACCTGGATCTCTTTGAACAGCAACGCGTCCGCGGCGTGCTGCTGTCCCCCGTCGGCAACGTTGTTCCGCGGCTGGAACAGTTACGTGGGCGCGGGATCCCCACGGTCCTCGTCGACCGGCAGACTGACAACCTGAGCTTTTCCTCCGTGGCGGTGGATGACCTGGCCGGGGGCCAGCTGGCTGCCGCCCACCTGCTCTCCCTCGGCCGGCGACGCATCGCCTTCGTCGGCGGACCGTCCGGCATCCGTCAGGTTGCGGACAGGCTCGACGGCGCCCGCAAGGCGATCGCGGAAGTGCCCGGCGCGAGCCTTGAGGTCCTCGAGACTGAGTCCTTGACGGTGCTCTCGGGCCGGGCGGCAGGCGAGGCCATCCGGCTCCGGCCCGCAGCGACGCGCCCCGACGCGATTTTCGCCGCCAACGACCTGCTGGCCACGGGACTGCTCCAGGGCCTGATGCTGATGGGCGACGTACAGGTGCCGCAGCAGATCGCGCTGATCGGCTACGACGACATTGAGTTCGCCGCGGCGGCGGTGGTCCCGCTGTCTTCCATCCGGCAACCCAGCGCCCTGATTGGTTCCACCGCCCTCGAATTGCTCCTCCGGGAAGCCAGCTCCGAACCCGGCTTCGTACCCACCCAGGTTGTATTTCCTCCCGAGCTGGTGGTCCGGGCGTCCACCGCAGGCTGACAGCGCCACCGAGGAAGGGACCACCGATGGCACGCATCTTCATCACCGGCTCCGCCGACGGGCTCGGCCGGGCCGCGGCCGGCGCCCTGTTGGACGAGGGCCACGACGTCCTCCTGCACGCCCGTTCAGCGGAGCGTGCGAAGGTTCTGGCCGATCTGACACCCAGGGCCGCGGGCGTCGTCGTCGGCGATCTCAGCAGCGCGACCGGCGTCCGCGGACTCGCCCGCCAGGTCAACGACGCCGGCAGGATGGACGCCGTCATCCACAACGCCGGCGTCTATCTGGAGCCCGCACGGGCGGCGACGCCCGAAGGGCATTCCCGGACGCTCGCGGTGAACACCCTGGCACCGTACCTGCTCACCGCACTGATCAACCGCCCGGACCGGCTGATCTACCTCAGCAGCGGCATGCACCGGAGCGGCGGCGGCTCGCTGCAGGACATCGACTGGCGCCAGCGGCGCTGGAATGCGGTGCGCGCCTACTCCGAGAGCAAGCTCCATGTCGCCACTCTTGCCTTGGCGGTCGCACGCCGCTGGCCGGAGATCCAAAGCCACGCGGTGGACCCGGGATGGGTCCCCACCAAAATGGGCGGCGCCGGCGCCCCGGATGACCTGGAGATGGGACACCTCACCCAGACGTGGCTGGCCACCAGCAACGACCCGTCGGCGACCACCAGCGGCGGGTACTGGTACCACCGGAAACGCCAGGCACCCGCCCCAGAGGCCGTTGATCCGCAATTCCAGGACGCGCTCCTGGACCGGCTTGCTGAACTGACGGGCGTCGCGCTCTTCTGACCCGCCCGCCCCTGCATGGAAGAAAAAAACTTGTACGGAAGGTAGAAACTTTTGACGGACACGATCCTCCAGCCCTCGGTGGCCGACGCCTTGGGAGCCCACGGAATCAGCCATGAAGTGCTCGCATGCTCCCCCGACCTCGCGGACACCGCCGAGTTCTGCGAGCACTATGGCTTTACCCTCGACCAGGCAGCCAACACCATCCTGGTGTCATCGAAGAAGGTGGACCCTCCCCGGTATGCCGTCTGCGTCGTGCTCGGCACCACGCGACTCGATGTCAACCGCTGCGTCCGCAACCTGCTGGACGTCAAGCGCGCCTCCTTCGCGGACGCCGAAACCACCATCGCCGTGACAGGCATGCTGGTGGGTGGTGTGACGGCCGCGGGGATCGACGGACTTCCGATCTATGTGGACCGGGCTGTGATGGACACACCCCGCGTCGTCATGGGGGGCGGCAACAGGACAAGCAAGATCGTGCTCGCCCCGGCAGAGCTCCTCAAGCTGCCCGGCCTCGAAGTGGTGGAGGGCCTGGCCACCCCGGCCGCAACGGCAGGGCTGTCGCAGGACTGAGCAGTAGCGGGCACTGCCGGGGCCTCTAGGCGTGACCGTCCACCCCGCAGCGCAGGCCTGGCCCCGGCGGGCGGGCGTATCGGGACGATTCCGTGTCACGCGTGGCACCTTTTGAAGCTCCCGCGGGCGCCGGGCGGCGGGATTCCGCGGCATCGGCCCCCGGCCATGGCCGAAAGGCTGCTGCCCGTGACGCTTCGATCACGGGCAGCAGCCCGGGAGACGTTTTGCGTGAAGCGCCTAGTCCATCCCGCGGCGGTCCACCGCCAGCTTCGAGTCGCCGTCGGGCGGTGAGCCGGACGGTCAGCTGCAGCAGCCCCGGCGCAGCCGGGCTCTCGGGCCGGTGCGCCTGGGTTCCAAGCTCGTCCACCTGCTGGGCTCCCTTTGACCGCGGCGGCAACCACGACGCCGTGGGGGCACGGACCCTTCCCCAACATTTCCGCATTGACACCCGCCTGTGATCCATGCCATATTCAAAGGGTGAACCTGTCAGACAGCCGGACAGCAGGACAAGTAGCAGGCGAGCCTGCTCCCGACGCCCGCACCGCCACGCCGCCGCTGCTGCGCCTCAGCGCCGCCGAAGCCGTCTTCAACGCCCTCCGGACGGACATCGAGTCGGGCAACCTGGCCGTGGGTGCGAAGCTCAGCTCCGAAACGACGCTCGCGCAGCGGTACGGAGTGAGCCGCTCAGTGGTGCGGGAGGCCCTTCGCTCCTGCACGGCCCTGGGCCTGACGGTGACGAAAACCGGCAAGGGCACGTTCGTGGTCGCCAACCAGGTGGCCAAGGACCTTGTGCTGGGCGCCTATTCCGCCCGTGACCTCACCGAAGCGCGCCCCCACATCGAAGTGCCCGCCGCCGGGCTCGCCGCACAGCGCCGCACGCTTGAGGAGCTGGAGGGCCTCCGGGACATCGTGGCGGCGATGGCCGCCGAGGACAATCCCGAAGCCTGGGTCAGCCTGGACTCCAGCTTCCACGCGGCCATCGCTCGTGCCAGCGGCAACAAGGTCTTCGAAAGCGTCGTTGCCGACATCCGCGGTGCCCTTGCCCACCAGTCAGAAACGCTCAACATGGTGGCCGACCGCCAACTGGCCTCGGACCGCGAGCACCAGCGCATCCTGCAGGCCATCGAAGCCCATGACGCCGCCGGCGCCCGCGCCGCGATGGACGAGCACCTTGCCGCCGTCGGCGCCGCCCTCGACTCCATCCTCAGCCAGTAACCAGCCACCACCCCCACCACACATACCCCTAGGACTACATGCCCTTCCCTGCCCTGACCGAAACCGCGGCTGCCCCGCAGACCGGCACCCTGCCGCGGCACGTACCCCTCGCGGCCCAGACCCGCGGCGGCCTCGTGGAAAGCATCCACTACGGTTCCCTGATCGCCGTGTCCGGGGAAGCCGCCGGCACCCGGACGCTCCTTGCTGCCGGCGATCCGTCGGCGCCCTTCTATCCGCGCTCGGCCCTGAAACCCCTCCAGGCCGTGGCCATGGTCCGAGCCGGACTGGATCTGCCTGCCGACCTGCTGGCCCTCGCCGCCGCAAGCCATTCCGGGGCAGCTGCCCACCGCGACGGCGCCGCCCGGATCCTGCAGCTGCACGGCCTTTCGGTTGAGGCCCTGGAAAACAGCACCGACCTCCCATACGGCGCCAGCGAACGCGAAGCATGGCTCCGCGGCGGCGGGACGGCCACCCGGCTGGCCCAGAACTGCTCGGGCAAACACGCCGCCATGGCTGCCACGTGCGTCATCAACGGCTGGCCGGTGGCGGGCTACCTTGACCCCTCGCATCCGGTGCAGAGGCTGGTTGCGGAAACCGTCGTCGAGCTCACCGGTGAGGAACCGTCCACTGTCAGCACGGACGGCTGCGGCACCCCGCTCTTCGCCCTCACCCTCCGCGGCATGGCCCGCGCCTTCGGCCGCCTCGCTGCGGCGGAGCTGGACCCGGCCGCCGCTTCCGCCGGCAACGCCGAGGCGGCGGTTGCCCACGCCATGCGCAGCCACCCGGAGATGGTGGCTGGGGAAGGGCGCGACGTCACCGAACTGATGCGCCGGGTTCCGGGCCTGCTCGCCAAGGACGGCTTCGAAGGCGTGCAGCTGGTCGGGCTGCCGGACGGCCGTGCCCTCGCGGTGAAGATTTCCGACGGCGGCGACCGCGCCCGCATGCCGGTCACCATCCGCGCGCTGGAGGCGCTCGACGTCGGCACAGGTCCCCTCGCCGACCTCGCCGCCGGCACCGTGCTGGGCGGGGGCCACCCCGTGGGCCTGCTCCTTGCCGCCGACTTCCTCCACTCCACCTCCCCCGCACCCGAAACCCTTTGAGGACAGCCATGACCGACACCGGTGCCCCCGCGGCATTCCGCTCCGAACACGATCTGCTCGGGGACCGCGACGTCCCCGTGGACGCCTACTGGGGCGTGCACACCCTCCGCGCCCTGGAAAACTTCCCCATCACCGGCCAGCCGCTATCCTCCAACATGCACCTGGTCCGCGGGCTGGCCGCCGTGAAGCTGGCAGCCGCCCGGACCAACCACGAACTCGGCCTCCTGGACGGCGAGCGCGCCCAGGCCATCGAGGACGCGAGCCTGGACGTGCTCGCAGGCAAGTTTGCCGATCAGTTCGTGGTGGACGTCGTCCAGGGCGGCGCCGGAACGTCGTCGAACATGAACGCGAACGAGGTCATCGCAAACCGGGCGCTGGAAATCCTCGGCCACCCGAAGGGTGACTACGCCCGCCTGCACCCCAACGACCATGTCAACCTCAGCCAGTCCACCAATGACGTCTACCCCACGGCCGTCAAGCTCGGCACCATCTTCGCGGCCCGGGAACTGCTGGAAGCGCTGGCGGAACTGGAGGAAGCCTTCGCGGCCAAGGCCATGGAGTTCCGCACTGTCGTGAAAATGGGACGCACCCAGCTCCAGGACGCCGTTCCCATGACCCTGGGCCAGGAATTCGGCAGCTACGCGGTGACCATCGGCGAGGACCGGCTCAGGCTGGCGGAGGCGGACCTCCTGATCCACGAGATCAACCTCGGCGCCACGGCCATCGGCACCGGGCTGAACGCACCGGCGGGCTACGCCGAGGCCGCGTGCCGGCACCTGGGCCAAGTCACCGGCCTGCCGCTGGTCACCGCCGTCGACCTGATCGAAGCCACACAGGACGTCGGGGCGTTCGTGCACCTCTCCGGCGTGCTCAAGCGCGTGGCGGTCAAGCTTTCCAAGATCTGCAATGACCTCCGGCTGCTGTCCTCCGGGCCGCGTGCAGGTTTCGGCGAAATCAACCTGCCTGCCGTGCAGTCCGGGTCCTCCATCATGCCCGGCAAGATCAACCCGGTCATTCCGGAAGTGGTCAGCCAGGTGGCCTACGAAGTCATCGGCAACGACGTCACCATCACCATGGCGGCCGAGGCCGGGCAGCTCCAGCTCAACGCTTTCGAACCGATCATTGTCCACAGCCTCCACAAGAGCATCAGCCACCTCGAAGCCGCCTGCCGGACCCTTACCGCGCGCTGCGTCCGGGGCATCACCGCCAACACCGACCACCTCCGCGCCACCGTGGAACAGTCGATTGGCCTCGTCACGGCATTGAACCCCCACCTCGGCTACGCCACCGCAACCGCCATCGCCCAGGAAGCCCTTGCCACCGGCAAGGGCGTTGCCGAACTGGTCCTGGAACACGGCCTGCTCACGGCGGAGCAACTTCAAGAACTGCTCAGCCCTGAGCGCCTTGCCAACCTGAGCAAATAGACAAAGGACTGAAATGAACCAGCCCCAACCGGCCAGCACTCAGGCCATCACCGACCACACCATTCCGGCGCATGCCCACGCCTCTGAAACCACCCTCCACGTCGAGGATGAGGGCTACCACAAGGGCCTCAAACCCCGCCAGGTCCAGATGATCGCCATCGGCGGCGCGATCGGCACCGGCCTCTTCATGGGCGCCGGCGGCCGGCTGGCGTCGGCCGGACCCGCGCTGGTCCTCAGCTACGCCGTCTGCGGGTTCTTTGCGTTCATGATCCTGCGCGCGCTCGGCGAACTCGTCATGCACCGCCCGTCCTCAGGCTCGTTCGTCTCCTACGCCCGCGAGTTCTTCGGCGAGAAGGCAGCCTTCGTCACCGGCTGGCTGTACTGGCTGAACTGGGCCATGACGGCGATCGTGGACATCACCGCCGTCGCGCTCTATATGAACTTCTTCAAGAAGTACTGGGCGCCCATCGCGGACGTGCCGCAGTGGACCTGGGCGCTCGCGGCCCTCATCCTCGTGCTGGGCCTGAACCTGATCTCCGTCAAGGTGTTCGGCGAGCTTGAGTTCTGGTTCGCCCTGATCAAGGTGGTGGCACTGCTGACGTTCCTGGCGGTAGGCATCTACTTTGTTATCTTCGGCACCCCCGTCGCAGGACAGGAAGTCGGCTTCAGCCTCATCGCGGACAACGGCGGCCTGTTCCCCAACGGCCTGTTGCCGGCGATCGTTGTGATGCAGGGCGTGGTGTTCGCCTACGCCTCCATCGAGCTGATCGGCACCGCGGCCGGCGAAACCGAAAACCCCGAGAAGATCATGCCGAAGGCCATCAACACGGTGATCGTCCGTATCGCCGTCTTCTACGTCGGATCCCTTGTCCTGCTCTCCCTGCTCCTGCCGTACACCTCCTACAAGGCCGGCGAAAGTCCCTTCGTGACCTTCTTCGGCTCCATCGGGGTCGAGGGCGTGGACGCGATCATGAACCTGGTGGTGCTCACCGCGGCGCTGTCCTCGCTCAACGCCGGGCTCTACTCCACCGGCCGGATCATGCGTTCGATGTCGGTCACCGGCTCGGCGCCCAAATTCGCGGCGCGCATGAATAAGGCCGGCGTGCCCTACGGCGGCATCGCGCTGACCGCGGCCGTGGCGGTCCTCGGCGTGGTGCTCAATGCGCTGGTCCCGGCCGAGGCCTTCGAAATCGTCCTGAAC from Arthrobacter sp. B3I9 encodes:
- a CDS encoding LacI family DNA-binding transcriptional regulator, whose product is MVSASVKDVAALAGVSVGTVSNVLNRPEKVSADVISRVQAAIDELGFVRNDAARQLRAGRSRSIGLVVLDAANPFFTELARGAEDRAAAEHFTVLVGNSNEDAGREAAYLDLFEQQRVRGVLLSPVGNVVPRLEQLRGRGIPTVLVDRQTDNLSFSSVAVDDLAGGQLAAAHLLSLGRRRIAFVGGPSGIRQVADRLDGARKAIAEVPGASLEVLETESLTVLSGRAAGEAIRLRPAATRPDAIFAANDLLATGLLQGLMLMGDVQVPQQIALIGYDDIEFAAAAVVPLSSIRQPSALIGSTALELLLREASSEPGFVPTQVVFPPELVVRASTAG
- a CDS encoding SDR family NAD(P)-dependent oxidoreductase: MARIFITGSADGLGRAAAGALLDEGHDVLLHARSAERAKVLADLTPRAAGVVVGDLSSATGVRGLARQVNDAGRMDAVIHNAGVYLEPARAATPEGHSRTLAVNTLAPYLLTALINRPDRLIYLSSGMHRSGGGSLQDIDWRQRRWNAVRAYSESKLHVATLALAVARRWPEIQSHAVDPGWVPTKMGGAGAPDDLEMGHLTQTWLATSNDPSATTSGGYWYHRKRQAPAPEAVDPQFQDALLDRLAELTGVALF
- a CDS encoding YbaK/EbsC family protein, coding for MTDTILQPSVADALGAHGISHEVLACSPDLADTAEFCEHYGFTLDQAANTILVSSKKVDPPRYAVCVVLGTTRLDVNRCVRNLLDVKRASFADAETTIAVTGMLVGGVTAAGIDGLPIYVDRAVMDTPRVVMGGGNRTSKIVLAPAELLKLPGLEVVEGLATPAATAGLSQD
- a CDS encoding FadR/GntR family transcriptional regulator, whose translation is MNLSDSRTAGQVAGEPAPDARTATPPLLRLSAAEAVFNALRTDIESGNLAVGAKLSSETTLAQRYGVSRSVVREALRSCTALGLTVTKTGKGTFVVANQVAKDLVLGAYSARDLTEARPHIEVPAAGLAAQRRTLEELEGLRDIVAAMAAEDNPEAWVSLDSSFHAAIARASGNKVFESVVADIRGALAHQSETLNMVADRQLASDREHQRILQAIEAHDAAGARAAMDEHLAAVGAALDSILSQ
- a CDS encoding asparaginase yields the protein MPFPALTETAAAPQTGTLPRHVPLAAQTRGGLVESIHYGSLIAVSGEAAGTRTLLAAGDPSAPFYPRSALKPLQAVAMVRAGLDLPADLLALAAASHSGAAAHRDGAARILQLHGLSVEALENSTDLPYGASEREAWLRGGGTATRLAQNCSGKHAAMAATCVINGWPVAGYLDPSHPVQRLVAETVVELTGEEPSTVSTDGCGTPLFALTLRGMARAFGRLAAAELDPAAASAGNAEAAVAHAMRSHPEMVAGEGRDVTELMRRVPGLLAKDGFEGVQLVGLPDGRALAVKISDGGDRARMPVTIRALEALDVGTGPLADLAAGTVLGGGHPVGLLLAADFLHSTSPAPETL
- a CDS encoding aspartate ammonia-lyase, which produces MTDTGAPAAFRSEHDLLGDRDVPVDAYWGVHTLRALENFPITGQPLSSNMHLVRGLAAVKLAAARTNHELGLLDGERAQAIEDASLDVLAGKFADQFVVDVVQGGAGTSSNMNANEVIANRALEILGHPKGDYARLHPNDHVNLSQSTNDVYPTAVKLGTIFAARELLEALAELEEAFAAKAMEFRTVVKMGRTQLQDAVPMTLGQEFGSYAVTIGEDRLRLAEADLLIHEINLGATAIGTGLNAPAGYAEAACRHLGQVTGLPLVTAVDLIEATQDVGAFVHLSGVLKRVAVKLSKICNDLRLLSSGPRAGFGEINLPAVQSGSSIMPGKINPVIPEVVSQVAYEVIGNDVTITMAAEAGQLQLNAFEPIIVHSLHKSISHLEAACRTLTARCVRGITANTDHLRATVEQSIGLVTALNPHLGYATATAIAQEALATGKGVAELVLEHGLLTAEQLQELLSPERLANLSK
- a CDS encoding amino acid permease; this encodes MNQPQPASTQAITDHTIPAHAHASETTLHVEDEGYHKGLKPRQVQMIAIGGAIGTGLFMGAGGRLASAGPALVLSYAVCGFFAFMILRALGELVMHRPSSGSFVSYAREFFGEKAAFVTGWLYWLNWAMTAIVDITAVALYMNFFKKYWAPIADVPQWTWALAALILVLGLNLISVKVFGELEFWFALIKVVALLTFLAVGIYFVIFGTPVAGQEVGFSLIADNGGLFPNGLLPAIVVMQGVVFAYASIELIGTAAGETENPEKIMPKAINTVIVRIAVFYVGSLVLLSLLLPYTSYKAGESPFVTFFGSIGVEGVDAIMNLVVLTAALSSLNAGLYSTGRIMRSMSVTGSAPKFAARMNKAGVPYGGIALTAAVAVLGVVLNALVPAEAFEIVLNVASLGIISTWGMIVLCQMQLQRLANRGELLRPSFRMPGSPVTGWLTLAFLLAVLVLMAFDTPVGTWTIASLVVIIPLLMLGWRLCRHRILELAAVREGFTGPYPLVANRPVRGAGSKES